One window of Lemur catta isolate mLemCat1 chromosome 3, mLemCat1.pri, whole genome shotgun sequence genomic DNA carries:
- the XCL1 gene encoding lymphotactin, translating into MRPLILAFIGICFLTAHVVEGVGSEVPDRSICVSLTTQRLPVNRIKTYTIKEGSMKAVIFITKRGLKVCADPQDKWVKAAIKSVDSKSKTKSNLLQTKPTGAQRSTNTAVTLTG; encoded by the exons ATGAGACCGCTCATCCTGGCCTTCATTGGCATCTGCTTTCTCACTGCACATGTGGTAGAAG gTGTGGGCAGTGAAGTCCCAGATAGGAGTATCTGTGTGAGTCTAACCACCCAACGACTGCCCGTGAACAGAATCAAGACCTACACCATCAAGGAGGGCTCCATGAAAGCGGTGAT TTTTATTACCAAACGTGGCCTGAAAGTCTGTGCTGATCCGCAAGACAAGTGGGTGAAAGCAGCGATCAAGAGCGTGGACAGCAAGTCCAAAACCAAAAGTAACCTGCTTCAGACCAAGCCAACAGGAGCCCAACGCTCCACAAACACAGCTGTGACCCTGACTGGGTAG